The Euphorbia lathyris chromosome 2, ddEupLath1.1, whole genome shotgun sequence genome includes a window with the following:
- the LOC136218151 gene encoding WAT1-related protein At3g28050-like, translating to MGTKVALPFVGMIMAECAQVGLMIISKIAMSKGMSSFIFVFYSNLLASLILLPLSLLFHRSDRPPLSFSIVSQFFLLGLFGCLANLFGYAGINLSSPTLATSMLNLVPGLIFILAVAFRLEKLDLRTSSAVAKSIGTIVSIGGAFIMTYYRGPPVVMTPLNSSHQLLLQFSNWVIGGLLLAVDSLLTSAWVIIQAFILKKYHAELIVVFFYFFFVSILSAIASLVVERDPSAWSLKPNIRSVAVLYSGVFGSAFQVGITSWCLRQTGPVFVSMFKPLGIVIAAAVGVIFLGDTLYLGSFVGATVIVIGFYAVIWGKSKEQKMVVDAGISNESSSQKVPFLQTIIEETEAFSADN from the exons ATGGGTACGAAAGTAGCATTGCCTTTCGTGGGAATGATAATGGCAGAGTGCGCCCAAGTTGGGCTTATGATAATTAGCAAAATAGCCATGTCTAAAGGCATGAGCAGTTTCATATTTGTCTTTTACTCCAATCTCCTTGCCTCCCTCATCCTTCTCCCTCTTTCTTTACTCTTCCATAG GTCAGACAGGCCTCCACTGTCCTTCTCTATCGTCTCTCAATTCTTCTTGCTTGGTCTATTTGG TTGTTTGGCAAATCTTTTTGGATATGCCGGAATTAACCTCAGCTCACCTACACTTGCCACATCCATGCTTAACCTTGTTCCTGGTCTTATTTTCATACTTGCTGTTGCTTTCAG GTTGGAAAAGCTTGACTTGAGAACCTCTAGTGCCGTAGCAAAATCCATTGGAACCATAGTATCAATTGGAGGGGCGTTTATTATGACTTACTACAGAGGTCCCCCAGTTGTGATGACACCTTTAAACTCATCTCATCAACTTCTCTTGCAATTCTCAAATTGGGTTATTGGAGGATTGCTACTCGCTGTTGATTCTCTTTTGACTTCTGCTTGGGTCATCATACAG GCATTTATCCTCAAGAAATACCATGCAGAGCTGATTGTTGTCTTCTTTTACTTCTTCTTTGTTTCCATTCTGTCCGCAATAGCATCCTTAGTTGTTGAAAGAGACCCTTCTGCTTGGAGCTTAAAACCCAATATAAGATCAGTGGCTGTTCTTTACTCG GGAGTCTTTGGCTCTGCTTTCCAAGTTGGCATTACTTCATGGTGCCTGCGGCAGACAGGGCCTGTTTTCGTTTCGATGTTCAAGCCCTTGGGCATTGTCATTGCAGCAGCAGTAGGTGTAATCTTTTTAGGCGATACCTTGTATCTTGGAAG TTTTGTTGGAGCAACTGTGATTGTCATTGGATTCTATGCCGTGATCTGGGGAAAATCTAAAGAGCAGAAAATGGTTGTGGATGCTGGAATAAGCAATGAGTCAAGCAGCCAAAAAGTCCCTTTCCTGCAAACCATTATTGAAGAAACGGAAGCATTTTCTGCAGATAATTAA